A DNA window from Paralichthys olivaceus isolate ysfri-2021 chromosome 3, ASM2471397v2, whole genome shotgun sequence contains the following coding sequences:
- the LOC109636584 gene encoding small conductance calcium-activated potassium channel protein 2-like → MRLILVKPTNATRRLDSTGEVFPNGDHEHCTSGGPPVEASSSPQETSLCCVAPSSHEKSNGINQVSAQMSPLKARNLTLSQLSDQEWLLLCGQVSRAGHDSPSAERAGTSGGHPNQDRCACSCPDAHQHSETSQLASTHSTLQDCPSRVTNKRRLSCSPLTQSFSQSSRGSPSCQVLPQQTNQRGLFKPATNHPHDNFMPQHSDQDSQKELSQQQQPCNHFKLKDSSQATCPNLFNIPLNSVECAETNQILHQRPQPAVTADLSWREIFGKEPLLVQQRQNRESHGSMTGDQACKSSGDPSIILKCRHLPYNLLTSTARMKRSSTPDKSVQSFSISQYSSLETQDLVEERAKQGQSQTSSELLSGSKVSLPKHSPPPVDNLETSGSANGDAVRPLSSYGALRSSLADLHSGQQPLQFLHSAILEDEFSKVLREDSSKANSDNLTREEGGAPTKRTKDISYRLGQRRALFGKRKQLSDYALVFGMLGIIVMVIETELSRVFYSKESVYSYVLKGLISLSTAILLGLIVMYHAREIQLFMVDNGADDWRIAITYERILFVVLELLVCAIHPIPGRYVFTWTARLAVSYTASVSDADMDIILSVPMFLRLYLIGRVMLLHSKLFTDASSRSIGALNKISFDTRFVMKTLMTICPGTVLLVFSVTCWIIAAWTVRLCERYHDAQEVTSTFLGAMWLISITFLSIGYGDMVPHTYCGKGVCLLTGIMGAGCTALVVAVVARKSELTRAEKHVHNFMMDTQLYKKIKNTAANVLRETWLIYKNTKLVKKIDHARVRHHQRKFLQAIHQLRRVKMEQRKLTDQANTVADLAKTQNMMYDLVSELQHRSEELDGRIVALEEKLDSILLSVQSLPIGLSQAITKLQRDFLDNLACRVHFLSSSLSSECCPVPARQLSTTPEAPCSQ, encoded by the exons ATGAGGTTGATTCTGGTTAAACCCACCAATGCAACGCGACGCCTCGACTCAACAGGTGAAGTCTTCCCCAACGGGGACCATGAGCATTGCACCTCGGGCGGTCCGCCAGTCGAAGCCTCTTCATCCCCACAGGAGACAAGTCTGTGCTGCGTTGCACCTTCGTCCCATGAAAAATCAAATGGAATCAATCAAGTTTCAGCCCAGATGTCGCCGCTAAAAGCTCGGAACCTAACCTTATCCCAGCTCAGCGATCAAGAGTGGCTGCTGCTATGTGGCCAGGTTAGCAGGGCAGGACATGATTCACCCTCggcagagagagcagggacCAGCGGGGGCCATCCAAACCAGGACAGATGTGCTTGTTCCTGTCCTGACGCACACCAGCATTCAGAGACTTCTCAACTGGCAtcaacacacagcacactgcaAGACTGTCCCTCCAGAGTTACAAATAAGAGACGGCTTTCGTGTTCACCACTGACCCAGTCTTTCTCTCAGAGCAGCCGAGGTTCACCCTCCTGCCAGGTTTTACCAcagcaaacaaaccaaagggGTCTTTTCAAACCTGCAACAAACCATCCTCATGATAATTTCATGCCTCAGCACAGTGACCAAGACAGTCAGAAGGAGCtttcgcagcagcagcagccttgCAATCATTTCAAGCTCAAGGACAGCAGCCAAGCAACCTGTCCTAATTTGTTCAACATTCCTCTCAACTCGGTCGAGTGTGCTGAGACGAATCAGATTCTTCACCAGCGGCCTCAGCCAGCCGTCACTGCAGACCTCAGCTGGAGAGAGATTTTTGGTAAAGAACCACTGTTGGTTCAACAACGTCAAAATCGAGAATCTCATGGCTCGATGACGGGCGATCAAGCCTGTAAATCATCTGGGGATCCCTCGATCATCCTCAAGTGTCGTCATCTCCCTTACAACCTCCTGACCAGTACTGCACGCATGAAGAGGTCATCCACACCAGACAAAAGTGTCCAATCCTTCTCCATCAGCCAGTACAGTTCACTTGAGACCCAGGATTTAGTCGAGGAGAGAGCTAAACAGGGACAAAGTCAG ACATCCTCTGAGCTCCTCAGTGGGTCCAAAGTATCCCTCCCTAAACATTCTCCCCCGCCAGTGGACAACTTAGAAACCAGTGGCTCAGCTAACGGGGATGCAGTGCGACCGTTGAGCAGCTACGGCGCTCTGAGATCCAGTCTTGCAGATCTTCACTCGGGCCAACAGCCTCTTCAGTTTCTTCACAGTGCCATCCTCGAAGACGAATTCTCCAAAGTACTCAGAGAAGACTCCAGTAAGGCCAACAGCGACAACCTGACCAGGGAGGAGGGCGGCGCACCAACGAAGAGGACTAAAGACATTAGCTACCGGCTGGGCCAAAGGAGAGCTCTCTTTGGGAAGCGTAAACAACTGAGTGACTACGCGTTGGTCTTTGGGATGTTAGGCATTATTGTCATGGTGATCGAGACAGAGCTTTCAAGGGTATTTTATAGTAAG GAATCCGTATACTCATATGTCCTGAAAGGCCTAATCAGTCTTTCTACTGCTATTCTTCTTGGACTTATTGTGATGTACCATGCGAGGGAAATCCag CTCTTCATGGTGGACAACGGGGCAGACGATTGGAGGATAGCTATAACCTATGAGCGAATTCTCTTTGTCGTGTTGGAGCTTCTGGTCTGTGCCATCCATCCAATCCCGGGCCGGTATGTGTTCACCTGGACGGCTCGACTGGCCGTCAGTTACACAGCATCAGTATCTGACGCTGATATGGACATCATCCTCTCCGTGCCAATGTTCCTGCGCCTCTACCTGATAGGCCGGGTCATGCTGCTCCACAGCAAACTGTTCACAGACGCTTCCTCCCGCAGCATCGGGGCCCTCAACAAGATCAGCTTCGACACTCGTTTTGTGATGAAGACCCTGATGACCATTTGCCCCGGCACAGTCCTGCTGGTGTTCAGTGTGACCTGTTGGATCATTGCAGCGTGGACTGTGCGGCTGTGTGAGAG GTATCATGATGCCCAGGAGGTAACTAGTACCTTTCTTGGAGCAATGTGGCTGATCTCCATCACCTTCCTGTCCATTGGCTATGGAGACATGGTCCCTCACACCTACTGTGGAAAAGGTGTTTGCCTATTAACAGGAATTATG GGAGCGGGCTGTACTGCTttagttgttgctgttgttgcgAGGAAGTCCGAACTCACCAGAGCTGAAAAGCATGTCCATAATTTCATGATGGACACTCAACTCTACAAAAAG ataaaaaacacagcagctaaTGTGTTGAGGGAGACGTGGCTCATCTACAAAAACACCAAGCTGGTAAAGAAGATCGATCACGCCAGAGTACGCCACCATCAGCGTAAATTCCTACAAGCCATCCACCA aCTGCGAAGAGTCAAAATGGAGCAAAGGAAATTAACTGACCAGGCCAATACAGTCGCTGACCTTGCCAAG actcaGAACATGATGTATGATCTGGTGTCGGAGCTGCAGCATCGAAGCGAGGAGCTGGACGGGAGGATCGTAGCTCTGGAGGAGAAACTTGACTCCATCCTCCTCAGTGTGCAGTCGCTGCCGATTGGGCTTTCTCAAGCAATAACAAAGCTCCAGAGGGATTTCCTGGACAACTTGGCTTGTCGTGTCCACTTCCTGTCATCCTCCCTGAGCTCTGAGTGCTGTCCCGTCCCTGCCCGGCAGCTGTCCACCACTCCAGAGGCACCATGCAGCCAATAG